The Fimbriimonas ginsengisoli Gsoil 348 genome window below encodes:
- a CDS encoding ATP-dependent Clp protease proteolytic subunit — MGIPYVIEQTARGERSYDLWSRLLKDRIVFLGTPVDDYVANLIVAQLLFLEKEDPDKDIDFYINSPGGSVSAGLAIYDAMQIIKPDVATICIGQAASMGAVLLAGGAAKKRYCLKHARVMIHQVSAGFQGTTADINVQAAEINRYMDILMGILGHHSGKDPEKVRKDCDRDYFMSAEEAVDYGIVDKVLESAAR; from the coding sequence GCGCAGCTACGACCTCTGGTCAAGGCTTCTAAAGGACCGCATCGTGTTCTTGGGTACGCCCGTCGACGATTACGTCGCGAACCTTATCGTCGCGCAGCTCCTCTTCCTGGAAAAAGAGGATCCGGATAAGGATATCGACTTCTACATCAATTCACCCGGCGGCTCGGTAAGTGCCGGCCTCGCGATCTACGACGCCATGCAGATCATCAAGCCCGACGTGGCCACCATCTGCATCGGACAGGCGGCTTCCATGGGCGCCGTCCTGTTGGCGGGCGGAGCCGCGAAGAAGCGTTACTGCCTCAAGCACGCGCGGGTCATGATTCACCAGGTCTCGGCCGGGTTCCAAGGAACCACCGCCGATATCAACGTACAGGCCGCGGAGATCAACCGTTACATGGATATCCTCATGGGAATCCTTGGCCACCACAGCGGCAAAGACCCCGAGAAAGTGCGAAAAGACTGCGACCGCGACTACTTCATGTCGGCGGAAGAAGCCGTCGACTACGGCATTGTTGACAAAGTGCTGGAAAGCGCCGCACGATAG